GGGATCATGATGAGCGGGCGCACGTCGACGCGCTCCTTCTTGAGCTCGGTCGCCGCCTCCATGATCGCGCGCACCTGCATCTGATAGATCTCGGGGAACACGATGCCGAGGCGGCAGACGCGCAGGCCGAGCATCGGATTCTCTTCGTGCAGCACGCGCACGCGGCGCAGCAGCCGTTCTTTGGCCGACAGCTCCGACGGATCGGACTTGCCGACGCGCAGCTCGGTCACCTCGACCAGCAGGTCTTCGAGGCTCGGCAGAAACTCGTGCAGCGGCGGATCGAGCAGCCGGATCGTCACCGGCAGACCCTTCATCGCGCGCAAGATGCCGCGGAAATCTTCGCGCTGCATCGGCAGCAGCTGCTCCAAGCACTTGCGCCGCGAATCGGGCGTCTCGGCCATGATCATCTCTTGGACCACGGGCAGCCGCTCGGTCTCCATGAACATGTGCTCGGTGCGGCACAGGCCGATGCCTTCCGCGCCGAAGTCGCGCGCCTTCTTGGCGTCTTCGGGCGTGTCGGCGTTCGCGTACACTCCCAAGCGCCGGTACTCGTCCGCCCACTTGAGGATGTGCTCGAATTGCGGCGTGAGTTTCGCCGCGGTCATCTGCAGCAGGCCGCGATACACGGTGCCGGTCGTGCCGTCGATCGTCAGCTCGTCGCCTTCCTTGACGACTTCGCCCTTGACGCTGAACTGGCGCGCGCGCAGGTCGATGAGCATCGCCTCGGCGCCCACGACGGCGGGCTTGCCCATGCCGCGCGCGACGACCGCCGCGTGCGAGGTGGCGCCGCCTTGCGAGGTGAGGATGCCTTCGGACGCGATCATGCCGTGCACGTCGTCCGGCGTCGTCATCGGACGCACGAGGATGGTCTTCTTGTTCTGGCGTTTCATCTCGACGGCGTCGTCCGGATCGAATACGACGATGCCTGCCGCCGCGCCCGGCGACGCATTGAGGCCCTTGACGATGACGTGCGCTTTTTGCTTTTCATCGATCTGCGCATGCAGCAGCGCGGCGATGGCGGCGGGCTCGATGCGCATGAGCGCTTCTTCGCGCGAGATGTGCCGCTCTTTGACCATGTCGGCCGCGATCTGCACCGCGGCGGCAGCGGCGCGCTTGCCCGAGCGCGTCTGCAGGATGTAGAGCTTGCCGCGCTCGATCGTGAATTCGATGTCCTGCATGTCGTGATAATGCTTTTCGAGCTTGTCCGCGGCGTCGAGGAACTGCTTGTAGACCTTGGGCTGCTGTTTTTCCAGTTCTGAGATCTTCACCGGGGTGCGCGAGCCGGAGACGACGTCTTCGCCTTGCGCGTTTTGCAGGAACTCGCCGTATAGTTTCTTCTGGCCCGTCGCCGGGTCGCGCGTGAAAGCCACGCCGGTCCCCGAGTCCGTGCCCATGTTGCCGAACACCATGGTCACGACGTTGACGGCGGTGCCCCACCAATCGGGATAGTGCGAATGCTTGCGGTATTCGATCGCGCGCTTGGAGTTCCATGAATTGAAGACCGCCTCGACCGCCATGCGCAGCTGGATGAAGACGTCCTCGGGAAAGTCTTTCTTGGTGTAGTGGCGCACCAGTGCCTTATATTCGCTCGTCATGTTGCGGAAGGCGAGCGCGGTGAGCTCGGACTCCGACGCGACGCGCGCCTTGGCGACGTAGCGCTTGAGCACTTCCTCGAACGGCTCTTTCTTCATGCCCAGCACGACGGTCGCGAACATCTGGACGAAGCGGCGATATGCATCCCACGCGAACTTGTCGTTCTTGGTCAGCACGACGAGCGCGTTGCAGGTGCGATTGTTGAGACCGAGGTTGAGCACGGTGTCCATCATGCCCGGCATGGAGACGCGCGCACCGGAACGAACCGAGACGAGCAGCGGGTTGACCTCTCCGCCGAACTCCTTGCCGGTCTTGCGTTCGAGCTCGACGACGCGGCGATGGATCTCTTCTTCTAATCCGTTGGGGAACTGGCGGCCCAGTTCGAAAAAGCGCCGGCAGACTTCGGTCGTCACGGTGAAACCGGGCGGCACCGGCAGCCCGATGCGCGTCATCTCTCCCAGGCCGGCGCCCTTTCCGCCGAGCAGGTCGCGCAGATCCGCGCCGCCTTCCTCGAACGAGTAGGTCATCTTGCCGAGGTGCAGCTTGGTCGGCGGCTCGAGCTTGCGCGAGGTCGCCTTTCGGGCCGAGGGCAGCGGAATGCGGCGGACCGGATCGTCTGGACCGATCTCGGCGAGCACGAGCCCGGCCAACCCGTCGGGTTTGGCTTTGCTCTTGACCTTGCCGTTGGTCTTGACCGCATCTTTGCCGCGCGCGGCGGGCTTAGCGAGCTTCTTGGACGATTTGGGCTGCTTGGCGCTCTTGGAGGGCTTCAAACCGCTTTCTCCCGGCTCTGGACGCCTATCGGGAAGGTCCCAGAGAAACGAGCGAGCCGGTAGAAAAGCGAAGGAAGGCTCGCTTAGCCATTCTTTGACGCGGGACAGTTGAAGTCCCGCCTCATTTGTCGTCAAGGCAGTCGCAGCGGGAACGAATCTCAAGTCAAGTGAACGGCGGCTGCGAGGAGATGGTGATGAATGCTTTGACCCTCGTAGTTCGCCGCATGCCCTTCGCCCTTGGCGGCATCATCGCGCTCGCCGCCGCGGCCGGGATCAGCGCGTGCAGCGCATCAGGTACCGCGCCGCTCGGGCAAGTGGTCGCAAGCCCGACCAGCCTCACCTTCACATGCACGACGGGCACGTTGACGTTCAGCATCACGCAGGCGAACTACAGTGGAACGTTCAGCGCAGTCAGCGCGAACACAAGCCTCGTGACCGTCTCACCGGCGTCATCGTCGGGCGCGTTCACAGCGACAGAGCAAGCCGCCACCGGCGTGGCGACCTCGATCACGGTCACGGGCGGCGGGAATATGACCGTGACCATTCCCGTGCAGTTGCCGAGCTGCGTCTGCCACCGCCACCACGACATGTGGGCGTCCGTCCTCTCGACACGCTAGCGCCGTCCGCAGGTTCCGCTGCTCACATAGGGTGAGGGTTCATGCGTTTGCCGTTCATCGGTTTGACGAGCGGATCGGAGTCGGCGAACGCGCCGTGCGGATTGGGCACGAGCCACATGCTCGCGATCCAGATCTCCGGCAGCTGGAAGACCGCGACGACGTCGCTCGGTCGTTTTGCGAGTCCCAACGTGACGAGTGGTTGCGCCGACGGATGCGCAGGGTCGCCGCCGTTGGCCTGATACGTCGGATTGAGCAGCGAGCCGTAGCGCATCATGCCGTCGGGCTCGCGCACGACGTAGTGCATGTGCGCGATGAAATGCACCCACCGTCCGGGTTGCAGTCCCCACAGCGCCGGCCTCTTCGTCCGGTCGGTGACGTGGGCCGTATAGTCGGCGCCGATCAAGCGGCCGCGAGCGTCGTACCATAGCTGCGTCGGGTGCTTCGGGTCGTCGGCGAACCAGCGTCGGTCGGTGTATGTAATGATCCCGTCTTGATCTTCATCGGTGTAGCGCAAGTAGCCAGCGGCCCGCGCCACGCTTTCGTCAGGAAAACGCGCGTGCAAGTCAGGTGTGATCGTCGCGATGAACGCCTGCTCCGCGCGGTCAGGAAACGGAGACAGCGACGGCTGCGCCGGAGGCATGGGCGAACCCGTTGCGCCGTGCGCGCTCGGGTTCTGGGCGTTCGGGCTTTGGGAACATGCCGTCAGCAGCGCAGCGATGACGGCGACGAACGCTGCGCGCGCCAAATCGCTCGTTAGGGTCCGACCGCTACGCCGAAATCCGCGTTGAACGTCACCGACGGTGGTATGACGGTCGGCGTGCTCGCGCCAGACAGCGGCGGCGTGAAGATCTTCAGCGAGCCGTCGGTGTTGTCGACGACGTACAACTTGCCGCTTGCGTCGAACATCATATCCTCGGGTACCGTCACGCCGGTGAGCTGATACGCCGACGTGCTCACCGCCGACAAGGGCGCCGTGAAAACCCATATCTTCATCGTGAACAGCTCGGCCACAAAGAGATCGCCGTTCGAGTCGACCGCGATACCGCGGAGTGCGGTGCCCCCGCCAGGGCAGCAGGCGATGGAGAACGCAGGAGCTCCCGTGTACGGCGCGTTGTATACATGGACCCCCGTCGTGCCGCCGTCATCGCCCACATACAATCGCCCGGACGCGTCGAAGGCCACGGAGAGGGCCGACGTGAGGCCGTTGGTGATCGTGGTCGGGACCTCAGCGCTCGTGATAGGCTGCGCGTAGACATTTACCGCTGCGCCCTGTGTCGGAACGTAGAGAGAGCGGTTGACGTCAAAAGCCGACGTCGAGCATCCGGTTGTTATGTTGGCGGTTGCCGTGCTTGAGGAAGACAGCGGCGCGGTGTAGTAACGGACCGTGTTTGCGCCGTCACAGACGGCCAAATCGCCCGTTGAGTCCACCGCTACGTCGCCAGGAAAGACAAGTCCGTTTGAGACCGTGTACAACGCCGTGCTCGATGCCGAGAAGGGCAACGAATAGACGGAGACGCCTTTGACCGACGTCGAGGTGTTATTCACATACAGGTGGCCCGGCATTGGCGTCGGGGCGGGCGCGGTCGAGGAGCTGCTGCACGCGGCAAGCGCTCCTACGAATATACCAAGGATGGCAAAGCGGACAACGCGCGTAGACATTCGACCTCCTTACGATGCGGTCGGGCCTCAAATACCGACTTTACGCGAGCTTCTCCTGTAGATAGCTATCGAGCCGGTCGAGCGCCACCCGCTCTTGGTGTTTTGTATCACGGTCGCGTACCGTGACATCCTTGTTTTCTAGGCTCTCGTAGTCGACGGTGATGCAGAACGGCGTGCCGATCTCGTCCTGGCGATAGTAGCGCTTACCGACGTTGCCCGAGTCGTCAAACGTCGTGCGCATGCGCGGGCGCAGGTCTTTTTCGATGCGCGACGCGAGCTCGACGATGTCCGGCTTGTTGCGCACGAGCGGGAAGACCGCGACTTTGTACGGCGCAAGCCGCGGGTGCAGGTGGAGCACCGCGCGATCCGCTTCCTTCTCATAGGCGTCGATAAGGAAGACGAGCAGCGCGCGATCGACGCCCAAGGCAGGCTCGACAACCGCAGGCAGATACTTGGCCTTGGTCTCTTCGTCGAAGTATGAAAGATCTTTGCCGCTGGCTTTGACGTGCTGCGTGAGGTCGAAGCAGCCGCGATGTGCGATGCCTTCCAATTCACCCCAGCCGAACGGATAATCGTACTCGAGATCGGTGGTCGCGCTGCTGTAGTGCGCGAGGTCAGTGCCTTCGTATTCGTGTTTGCGCAGCCGCTCGGGCTGCACGCCCAGCGACAGCCACCATTGGTAGCGCTGCTCGACCCAGTAGCGGTACCAGCGCAGACCTTCCGCCTCGTCCTCTGAGGGGACGAAATACTCCATCTCCATCAGCTCGAACTCGCGCGAGCGGAAGATGAAGTTGCCGGGCGTGATCTCGTTGCGAAATGCTTTGCCGATCTGCGCGATGCCGAAGGGCGGTTTCTTGCGCGCGGTCTGGTACGCGAGCTTGAAGTCGACGAACATCCCCTGTGCGGTCTCGGGCCGCAGGTAGGCTTCTGAGGATTGGTCCTCCATCGCGCCGACGTACGTCTTGAACATGAGATTGAACGCGCGCGGCGCCGTGAGCGTCTTGTTCCCGCACGCGGGGCACTGATCGCCCTTGACGTGATCGGCCCGAAAACGTTTCTTGCAGGTCTTGCAGTCCACCATCATGTCGGTGAAATTCTCGACGTGGCCCGACGCGCGCCACACCTCGGGGTTCATGATGATCGACGATTCGATGCCGACGACGTCGTCGCGCAGGGCCACCATCTCGCGCCACCAGGCCTCGCGCACGTTGCGCTTGAGCTCGACCCCGACCGGCCCGTAATCCCACATGCCGTTGATGCCGCCGTAGATCTCGCTCGACGGGAATATAAAACCGCGGCGCTTTGCGAGCGCCGTGATCTCTTCCATCGTCGGTTTCGGTCGGGTTGATGCCATCGGGTCGAGATTCGAAGCCGCGTCGTGCTTTTCCGCCCGGCGCATAAGGATCAGCGCGTGTCGCTGGTCTGCGTCATCTCGGTGACGAAAGGCTCCGCGACGGCATGGCGATAGCGGTATGGGTCGGGCGCATCGCTCGGCAGCGCGAGATCTTCGTCCGCAGCTGCATCATACGCGCGCTTGAACTTGGGCCCGGCTTCGCCGGTGTCCATCACCGCCATCACGTACGCGCGGATGAGGGCATGCGCGTACCCTTTCGATTTCGTGTCCGCCACGGTCCACACGACCGGCCGGAACGGCTGGTGCTTGTCCGCGCCGACCCCGGCCCAGAACACCAGCGGATCCCAGCGCGGCATCGCAGACGTCGGCCTGGTGACGAGCAGAATCGATCCCTCGTTCGGCTGGAGCTCCTCGATGACCGTGGCCATGAGCGTGACCGTGTCGACGCGATCAAATGTAGGCGTCGGCGTCGGCGTCGGCGTCGGCGTCGGGTTGGCCGAAGCGCCGGATTCTGCCAGCGCACGTTCCACTGACGCGGACGAAATCAGGCAACCCGCAAGCGCGAACGCAAGAGCGCGCCGCATCTGATCTTAGCCGGGGGCGCGGATGGCGCGCCAGATGTCGCCGATCTTCGGCGGTTTGCCGTACATGAGCACGCCGATGCGATACAGCCTGCCGGCCAGGCGCGTCAGACCCCAAATAGCCGCCAGCGAGAGCGCGATCGACAGGCCGACCTGCCACGCCGGCACGCTTGAGAGCGCGACGCGCGTGAACATGACCATCGGACTCACCAACGGGATCATCGAGGCGATCACCGCGAACGACTTGTCGGGGTCGTTGATCGCGAAGATCGAGACGACGTATGCGAGGATGATCGGGATCATTATCACGCCGTTGTACTGCTGCACATCCTCGGCTTTGCTGCACAGGGCGCCGACGCCGGCGAACAGCGCGGCATACGAGAAGAAACCCAATAGGAAGAACACGACGAGATAGATGAGCGTCGAGACGGGGATCGCGCCTGCCATCGCCGACTGCAGGCCAGCGGTATGGGGCGCATTTGGCATGTTGGCCTGCGCCGCTGCTGCTTGACGAGCGAGCGCGGCAGCGTCCGCATGCGAAAGGGTCCCTGAGATCACGACGACGAGCAATACGGCCGCGCCCGCGGCTGCGATGGCGAAGATGACCATCTGCGTGAGTGCGAGCGCGCCGATGCCGAAGATCTTGCCCGCGAGCAGTTGCGCTGGCCGCACGGCGCCGATCATCACCTCCATGACGCGATTGGATTTCTCCTCGATCACGCCTTGCGCGACCTGTACGCCGTACAAGATCGTCGCCGTGTAGAGCAAGATGAGCAGCACGTACACCAGACCGCCGGCGAGCGTTTCTTCGCTTTCGCTCTTGTAGCGTTCGTTAAGCGCAACCGTCTTGAACTGGAAATCGAGCGCGTGTTTGGCCGACGCCGCGGCCTGTCCGCTGAGCTCAGAGTTGATGACGACCGGCACCAGCCTGGAGCGCAGGCTGCCGGTCTTCTCGAGCAGGCTGGCCTGCCGAGGATAAAACGTGAACGCGAGCCCATCGGCCGTGCGGTATGCGACCAGCGCCCCGTCATATTTCTTCGATTTCACCTGCGCGGCGACGTCGGGGGGTAGCGATCCGTCGGTCGCTTTGTCGGCCGAGATCGAGACGTCGTAAGCGTCAGCGATCGCGCCGGCGACCGCTTTTGCCACTGATGGATCCGCTGCTACGATAACGATCTTCGGAGTGAACGTGTTGCCGAGCCACGGACCCAATAGCGGCAGCAGCGCAAGTGCGAACAGGCCGAGGACGACAAGCGCGGTACCGATGATGAAACTGCGGCTCTTGATGCGTTCGACGTACTCGCGTCTTATGATGATGCCGGTCGTGTTCACGCCGCGCTCTCCTCAGCTCTGACGTACTGCAAGTAGATGTCGTTGAGGCTGGGCTCGACGATCTCGAAATGATCGACAGGACCGGCCGTGATGGCGGCGCGCAGCAATCGTGCGGGCGAGATGTCGGGTGGCGCTTTGATGTTGACGTAGCCGTCCTCCGACGGGCGCACGCTCGCGCCCGGGAAGGCGCTGATGAAACTCAGGTCCGGGATCGCGGTCATGCGGATGAAGCGGTCGGGCCAGTTCTTCTTGATCTGCGCAAGGTTGCCGCTGACGACCGCATGCGAGCGGTCGATGATGCAGATGTCGCTGGTGAGCTCTTCGACCTGCTCCATGCGGTGGCTGGACAGCATGACGGCCGTCCCTGAGCGCACGAGATCGCGGATCGCATCCTTGAGAATCTCGACGTTGATCGGATCAAAGCCGGAGAACGGCTCGTCGAGCACGAGCAGCGGCGGGCGGTGGACGACCGCCGCGATGAACTGTACTTTTTGCTGATTGCCCTTGGAAAGCTCCGCGGGCTTCTTGCCCAGATTTTCGGTGAGCTTGAACGCGTCGGCGAGCTCTCCGATGCGCTTTTTCGCGTCCGCAGGCTCCATGCCGTGCAGCTCCGCGAAATACAGCAGCTGGTCGGCGACCTTCATCTGCGGATAGAGCCCGCGCTCTTCGGGCAGATAGCCGAACGTGTGGCGTACGTCCGCGTCGACGATCGTGCCCTGCCAGCTCACCGAGCCGCTGTCCGGTTGCAGGATGTCGAGCACGATGCGGATCGTCGTGGTCTTGCCCGCGCCGTTCGGACCGAGCAAGCCGAAGACCGCGCCCTGTTGCGCGCTGAACGACAGATCGCTGACGGCCACGGTCGCGCCGAATGACTTAGAGATGTTGCGGACCTCGAGCAAGACGTCGCCTCCGGTTCGGACTACGCCGTCTGGGCGTGGTCGACGCGCAGCTGGCCGCACGCGGCGGCGATGTCGTCGCCCATCGTGTGGCGCAGCGTGCTCGGCACGCCGCGCTCGCGCAGGATCTCTTGAAAGCGGTGCGTCGCAGCTGGGGACGAGCGGCCGTATGCAGCGGCGGTCGCGTTGTAGGGGATCAGGTTGACGTGATGGAGCGGACCGCCCAGCAGGTCGGCGAGCTGTCGTGCGTCATTGGGCGAGTCGTTCACGCCCGCGAGCATGATGTACTCGTAGAACACCTTGCGGTGCGTGTGCGCCACGTACGCCCTTGTGGCGGCCATCAGCTTGGCGATCGACCACTTCTTGTTGATGGGCATGAGCTTGGTGCGCAGGACATCGTCGGCCGCGTGCAGCGAGATCGCGAGATTGACCTGGATGCCTTCGCGCGTGAAGCGCTCGATGCCGGTGACCACGCCAGCCGTCGAGATGGTCATGTGGCGCGCACCGAGGTTGAAGCCGTTCGCATCGTTGAGCAGCGCGACGGCATCCATCACCTTGTCGTAGTTGAGGAATGGTTCGCCCATGCCCATGAACACGATGTTGGTGAGCGTCCGGTCTTCCGCGCGAGCGCGCCGCGCGGCCTCGATCGCCTGGTCGAAAATCTCAAGCGCGGTCAGGTTGCGGAAGAAACCGCCTTGTCCGGTCGCGCAGAAGTCGCACTTGAGGGCGCAGCCCGCCTGGGATGAGATGCATGCCGTGGTACGCCCGCCGCGATGGCGCATGAGCACGGCCTCCACCTCGTTGCCGCCCGCGAGCCCGAACAGCAGCTTCGTGGTCTGGCCGTCGCTCGACGTCGCCTCGTGGATCAGCTTGAGGCTCGAAAGCTTCATGGTGCTGCCGAGACGGTCGCGCAGCGCGCGCGGCAGCACGCTGATCTGATCGAAGCTGGGCACGAGCTCCTTGGCGGCGGCGCGATAGATCTGCGCGAGGCGGTAGCGCGGCAGCTCGAATGCCTGCGCAAGCGCATCGGCGCTTTCGAAGCCGGCCTCGTGCGCGCGCGCATCCCACCAGATGGCGAACGCATCGCGCTTGCCGGCGGCCGGCTGCGGCGCCGGTTTGATCGTCGTGGTCGTCACAGCTCCAGCTTCAATTCTTTGTCGTCCTCGGGTGGCGCGTGTGCTGCCGGCGCATCGTGCGCCGCGAGCTTTGCCGCGTCGAGCTCTGCCGCGTCGAGCTTTGCCCGCACCGCCAGCAGGTCAGCCCACACTAGTTTCTTCACGGCGGTCATGTTTCCGCCGGTCAGCCGCAAGATATACGCCGGGTGGTAGGTAGCCATGAGATCCGCGCCGTGCGGCCCCGCGTACCACATGCCGCGCTGGCGGGTGATGGAAAAGCCTGGTCCGAGAAACGACTTCGCGGCCGGCGCGCCCAGCGCGAGGATGACGCGCGGCCGCACGACTTCGAGCTCTTTCTCCAGATACTCGCGGCAGTTCGCCATCTCTTCCTGCATCGGCGCCCGATTAGCGATGCGACCGCCTTCATCGGTGGTCGCGCGGCACTTGATCGTATTGGTGATGAACACGTCCTCGCGACCCAGATCAATCGCTGCGAGCATCTTGGTGAGCAGTTCGCCCGCGCGGCCGACGAACGGCGCGCCTTGCTTGTCTTCCTGTTCCCCCGGTCCTTCGCCCACGATCACCAGCGCTGAAGTCGGATCGCCGACGCCGCAGACCACCTTCGTCCGCGTGTAGCCGATCGGGCAGCGCCGGCACGCTTCGACCACGTCATGCAATCGAGCCAGCTCGGCCGCTCGCGCCGCATGATCCGTCATCCGTGCACCAATGCGTGCACCCCGGCGCGCACTGCAAGCACGAGCGCGACGAAGATCGCGGCGTAGAGGACGTAGCGCGCGACCAGCGCGGCGGAGAGCGACCAATACCACGCGAGACCATGGTGTTTGATCCAATAGAGCCGCCGGCTGCGCTGGCGCCAGTTGAGCACGCCGAGACGCCCCCACCGCTTGCGGCTGCCGCCTTGCTCGGACTTGTGCATCGCGACGCATTGCGGCAAGAAGACGACGCGTCCCCCTTGGTCCCGCAGGCGATGCGCGAAGTCGATCTCCTCGTGATAAAGGAAGAAGCGCTCGTCGAAACCGCCGAGGCGCGCGAACGCGTCGGCCCGGATGAACATGGCGGCTCCAACGACCAAATCGACGTCGCGCTCGGTCGAATAGTCGAAATTGCGTAGCGCGTAGCCGTTTGACTGCGCGCGGAACCAGGGAAGCTCGCCCCAGGCGGAGCTGCGCAGAAATGCTTGCCACCAGGTGTCGAACTCACCGCACGACGGCGCGACGCTGCCGTCTTCATTGAGCAGTTTGGCGCCGGCCATCGAGACGTCGGGATGCGCGTCGAAATAGGTGACGGCGTTGGCGAGCAAGCCTGGCTGGGCACGCGCATCCGGATTGAGGAAGAGCAGCACAGGAGCACTCGCCGCGCGCGCGCCGATATTGCACGCCTTGGCGAAACCAAAATTCTGCCCGTTCTCGATGACGGTCACACCAGGGTACGCGGCTTTGGCGCGTGCCACGCTGTCGTCGCTCGAACCGTTGTCCGAGACGATCACTTGCGCGAAGGCGGGGTCTGCTTTGACCTCCGGCAGCCCGGCGATGGAGCGCAGGCACTCTTCAAGCTCGTCGGCGGCATCGTAGCTCACCACGATGACCGATATCGCGGACATGCAGCCTGCTTCTCTAAAAAAAACGAGCGTCTTGCAGACGCTCGTCGGGTGGTTCCGCATGGGCGGTCGAATTTATTCGACCGTTTCGGGCTACGAGGCTTTCTGGACCGTCGCAGGCTCCATGGGCGGCAGCGCGTTGAGCGCGTCCAAGATCATGGAGAGCGGGATGCCGTAACCCTCGCTCACTTGCTCGATCGTCTCGAATTCCGAGATCGCGCAGTGGGCGCATCCCCCGAGGTGAAAGTTGGCGAAGACTGCTCTCGCACCAGGGTGGAGAGCAAATGCTTCGCCGACGGTCAGGCTTTGATGAAACGTTGGACTGTCTGTACTGACGGCGACCACCCCCTTCTCCCGTCGTGCGCCGCCCGTTTCTCTCTTGGTCTGGCGGCAGCCGCGGGTTGATACGCGAGCAGTATTCTTGCCGGTACCTCGCCGAACCTCCGCACCCGATGGCAACCGCAACGGCCCTGGTACCAGAACGGACTTCGAGCCGCGACCTCGACCGTTCGAGTTTGACGTTCGATTGGGTGATGGTAGGCTTGAGCGGGCTGTTCGTCGGCGGGTTGTACGTCGACGGCTGGGCGCACAACCATCTCGACCGCATCGAGACCTTCTTCACGCCCTGGCACGCGATGTTCTACGGCGCGTTCCTTCTACTCGCGCTGGTGTTCGGCGCCTACTCGCTTGCCGGTTTGCGCGAGCGTCCGAAACAGATGGAGCGGTCGAGTTTACTCGACCGTTTAGGGCGCGCGATCCCGACCGGCTACGTGTGGTCGGCGCTCGGCATCGTGCTATTCACGCTCAGCGGACTCGGCGACATGCTTTGGCACATGCGCTTCGGTATCGAGAAGGATACGGAGGCGCTGCTCAGCCCGACGCATCTCGGACTGGCGACCGGCATGGCGCTCGTGCTGACTGGGCCGCTGCGCGCCGCCATCGCTCGAGGCGACGAAGCACGGGGTTCCGCGCTCTGGCCGGCCGTCCTTTCGCTGACCTGGCTGTATTGCGGCCTCACGTTCATGACGCAGTTCGCGCCAGCGCTCGCCGCATGGGGCATCGGTCCCAGGCCTTCGTCCGATCTGCTCGAGCTCAAGATCGATCGCTCGGTGACGGTGCAGCTGCTCGATGCCGCGCTGCTCAGCGGCGTCGTGCTGTACGCCGTACGCCAATGGGGCGCGCGGCTGCCGTTCGGCGCGATCACTGCGATCCTGCTCATCAACTCGCTGTTGATGGAGACGCAGCAGGGCGGCAACGAGCAGATCCTCGGCGTCGCGATCGCCGGGCTATGCAGCGACGCGCTTGTCGCGTGGCTGCGGCCGTCGGCGCAGCGCATCGCG
The sequence above is drawn from the Candidatus Eremiobacteraceae bacterium genome and encodes:
- a CDS encoding glycosyltransferase family 2 protein, whose amino-acid sequence is MSAISVIVVSYDAADELEECLRSIAGLPEVKADPAFAQVIVSDNGSSDDSVARAKAAYPGVTVIENGQNFGFAKACNIGARAASAPVLLFLNPDARAQPGLLANAVTYFDAHPDVSMAGAKLLNEDGSVAPSCGEFDTWWQAFLRSSAWGELPWFRAQSNGYALRNFDYSTERDVDLVVGAAMFIRADAFARLGGFDERFFLYHEEIDFAHRLRDQGGRVVFLPQCVAMHKSEQGGSRKRWGRLGVLNWRQRSRRLYWIKHHGLAWYWSLSAALVARYVLYAAIFVALVLAVRAGVHALVHG